The nucleotide window TGATTAATGCTTCAAGGTCACTCCCAATTCTAGTGACAGGATGACTGATATCATTGTTAGTGCTCGGCACTTCTTGTGAAACTCCCGAGGTTTCAGCATCTGCACTAGTTAGATCGAGAATGCTTGGTCTTCCTCTTCTAGTTGGTTTGTTAACGGATTCGAGGGGCAGGAAATACTTTTGGGAATGGCTAGCCACCTGCGCTGGCGTTCTTGTTTTCACACAGTACCTCGATATACTTCTCCAGTCACCTCTTCCAAATATCTCTAAGCCCCGGAGAAATGACCTACAgcagaaaagagagagaaataaggTATTATCTGCTTTGAAGTTAATCCAGAAAACAAGATCGCAGGACTGCATTTACTTAAATGTTTTACTTTTACTAAATCAGCTAACCACAAACTACATTTTGTAAAGCCAAGAGCCAAGAAAGTGCAACTCCGTAGGCATATTTATTCCCATCTGCATGCACTGTGTAACACACAGATAACACTAATCAAAGTTGAAAGTGAGCTGATGGATGAACTGGAATCTGGCAGCTAGTTGATAGTTGTCGCAAGTAATTATAACTAACTTAAGAAGTGGTTCTGTGATTAGCACAATAGAGTAGTTAGTTGGACAGATTCCTACACTAGAGTCCGTTGGctaggtgtgtatatatatcttagCTCTTAGCTGTTTTGGTACACAGTATGATATTGAGAATTCAGTTTCTCTTCTTCCAGTTCATTCTTCTTCATTATCTCTGTAgtttttaacatggtatcagagcctacaaTGGCAAATGAAGTTTGACTCGATCTATTCCAATAATCTCATTATCTCCTTCTTCCATTCCATTTTTTCCAGTCTCCATTTCTCACTGTTGTCAAAATTGTTCTCTATTTCTCTGGTTACATTTGTTTTTTGTTCATCCATGGTGATTAACGAAAATTCTTCTTTTGCTGATGCTCATGGCGTTGAAGCTAGTGGATCAAGGCAAGCTGCGGATTCTCGATCACCTACAGTTTTTCGATTCGTTTGACCCTCTGTTTTTGCAGGAGTTAATCTAGCCAATTGTGTTCTCTCTGGTATGGAGAATTATATTCTCTGGAGTAATTCAATATGCATTTCTTTGCTTGGTATAAACAATATTGGTTTTGTGTATGGTACATGCAAAAGGAGATGTATGAGGGACAATTGGCGTATCAGTGGGAGCATATGAATGCGATTGTACTTTCCTGGATAATGAGCTCAGTTTCGGAGGATTTGGTGAATGGAATTGTGTATTCCTCCAATGCTCAAAACGTGTGGATGTATCTCAAAGAGAGTTTTGATAAGGTGAATGCTACTAAAATTTATCATGTGCAAAGAGGTATTGCCACACTTGTTGAAGGTACATCCACTGTTTCTGTCTATTTCTCGAAATTGAGTGATCTTTGGGAAGAATACGAATCCTTGGTACCTCCTCCTACATGTATGGGGACAAATCTTGCGAATTCATTAGCAATTTCAAGCAGCAAAAACTTATGCAATTTTTAGGGGACTTGAATGAAAATTACAGTCAGTCTAGGAGCCAAATCATAATGATGAAAACCACTCCTTCAACTTGCACACTTAAACATTAAGGTCAACTTGCACACTTAAACACAAGCCCATCACTTTCCACTTATGAATAAGGTGAGTCCTCAGCTTTGGCTATGTCCACTAGTTCACGAGGTATTACTAAGTTGAAACAGAAACATACATTGTCTTCTCACTTTGAGGTGTTGGTTTTTatctttgaaattagagaaataacagagaaatacttggagaaaaataatataCGACAATAGTACTgtcaaaggaaattattttattaataacgcAAAACAtttatttatagctaaatttctaactatgaataaggataactaattcctattcaaataataaaagtaaaactaattcCTAAGTCACATAGGACTCTAATCATTAAAAACTACTGAAATTATGtattcctactttatttctgagacatattttcatcATTCCTTGAATCAGAAATTGTCTCAGCTTCGGCTGTATTTGACCTCTCGAATAAATTTGCCAATTCATCTTAGTTCTTGCATGGTTTGTGTGCATCTTCTGTTGGATTAAATGAGAAACTTTTGCCTCTCATATCTACTTGTAAAATCTCATGATTAGTTGAATCAAAGATTCGACAATATTTAtctccaaataataatttaaatcattCTTTGATTAGCTGGCCAACACTTACCAAACTTTTATAAATATCGGGCACGTAAAGGACATTTGAACTTATTTTTGTACCTAAAACTTTTTTGATTGCAACATTCCCTTTTCCTTCTGCAGGAATATAGTCACCATTCCCAATTCTGATTTTCTTAGTTTCCAAAGGCAAAAACTCTTTAAAAAGAGTTTTGTCATATGTCACGTGGTTTATACAACCACtgtcaatcatctaaaaatcaaattTCTTGGTTAAAGATATTACCACAAATAagtgatcttcttctttttctttggtgactTCCGATTCTActtcatattttttagatttgatTTTGCAAATCAAAGTTTCATGGCTAAGTTGATTGAAAATCTTGCATTGTGCATCTGGTCTCTTCCAATATTTAAATGGAGGATGACCTATTTTGCCACAGTGTTGGCAAGGTGGGtagttttttcttgaattattaccCTTGCTTTGGGTCTTGTGGTTGGCTGTCAAAGCTCCTTCAACTATAAGATCCTGTCTCGTAAGCCTCCTTTGCTCTTGCATCTGCAATGTCTTTAACAATTCTGCCAAGCGCATaagttgcaacgactccaagccttaTTCACATCTTTGGCCGTGTGTGAGGCCCTTCTGAGCCCATCcaagggcctatacttattaaaTTATGAAGAGCCCAAACAAAACACCCCAAAACCACCCACTTAATGCCAAgagtatttttgtcatttttcccTCCTTTGTATTTGACTTTATAAGTTATTTGTTAGGACTAgtcttttagttagttcattcctattacataagaaataaaatactTGTAATATTggtgacttctctttctcattttgtAGAAGCCAAATCCGAAagctcactagtagagtgatactagtgttgtatcttggctagaaactagtaTATTGGGGTTCTTGAGTTCCACTTGGTCCAAGTAGGAATTAGGTGTTGATATGCATTAGCCTTAGGGTCCTTTCtaattgttagggttcttagattattgaatataGTATGTCAAGTTTCTACACCTTTTGTAATCTTAAAaccattgtgttgttgaatccaaaagtctagtgaagtcgtttGGGACTCTTTCGATTAACTAGCAAAACTgtcattttttattcttgttgTAAACTCATTTTTCTAGTCAAAACAAGTGTTGAAATTGTGTGTGACccctttcgattcactagcactttgttgttcttattgacgctcttgtgttggcttgaatctcttgatacacacttagttttgtgtcatttggtatcaaatacatCATTTATTTCATTTCCATGAGATCAATATTGGGTTTtttcactcaaaaataaaaaaaaaaaagggttgaaaagatgaaaactcaaaaatagtaatctatCGACATTTTTGTGTTTAGGCAAaaatttgaagcctagttttattgtgatttttctgtatttttatgttatagaGTTAGATCTTTGTTTCTTAACATTAGAAGAGGTGTCCAAGGTCGAACATctcacaaaaagaagttattctacgGTTTTGGTGTCTTGTCAAAAGTGTTGCTATTTGTccgaatttgtgtctagatttgGGTGTGGTTTTCattgtctttgttgtttcttttgttggttttatttctCTCTAAAGCTACTTAAGTCTAACCCAAGTTCTCGAGCAAATAAAATTGCAAGTTGTTGTGGGAAGAGTGGACGgttttgttgttgtagttgttgaagttcttgtgttgtgttgaagaagtctTGTAAAAGGTTGTTATTTGATCCAAATTCCAAGGGAAGAGAGTGTGGGCTCTTGTTAGTAttgaaacaactttcaagacattACCAAAGGGGAAAAAACAAAAGACCTCTCGAATGTCTTCACACCAAAAgggagtaagtttatttttctaGACAAGCCAAAAGAGAAATGAGGGACGACCTCTAAAAGAttgtcttgccaaaaaggtgaaagttggtcaaggtttgaattttttaaaaaaggacatAAAGTCTTGTTGGTGAACCTACCAAAACAGAAATTTTCCCCATCTTTGTCAAatttgaacaacaaaaattgtgaaacaaaatttttcaactttaacaatatttttttttgtccaTCGACCCATAGTCGTGTACTACGTCATCAATAGCTCAAGAACGTTGGAATTcctagttttactttttttattctattgGTTTTCAGTTTTTTGGTGCTCATACTAATTAGCAAATTAGTAAATACCTACAAGATtgtagattagtttttgagtacgttTTCTTTCCTGTTAAGCATtgtattttgtgcttttcttatttataaatcatagtattttctttgtttcaagttcgtaagtaaatttattttttgtgtcaTGAGTTGATCAAAGAAGAATCCTTTCGTCCGCCTAGTGGAATTGATATCCTATTGACTACCTAAGTATAGGCAACTTTCAGTATCGCCGCTCTTATTGGAAGAATCACAAAAGTGGGTGtgtacgagtgttggtgaggagcttttacaaCTAAACTTGTTTGTCGCTTGTGTAGGTGACACCTTgacaatggagggaaccacgtctcaaaccgtggattctaatgaaatggagaagatgaGGGTTACACTTGAGGCTATGACCTAAACTACGGAAAGGTTGAGTATGGAGGTGGGAGCCATAAGGGGGGAAGTGACAACGATTAGTGGAAGGTTAGAACAAGTAGAGAATCAAAGGAATGATCTCCCTTATACTCCTCCACATGTTTTTTCAAGTGGATATGATAGAAATTCCTCTGCTACCATTACTCCTGAAACATGGCCTCAATTACCAAATCCTTcgctagctccactaaatgccgctAGTCAAACCAGCCATAACTGTAAAGATCGGAAAAcaggtcccagagcgtcacacggtgcttgaggctacgattatccccaaactaaccctttgatccattttcattcagttcaacacaaatcaacggggtttccataaataaccctcaaatatcaacagagtaatcatcatccaaaaataaaagaatttcagaaagataacaaaatacgacttattagtcaactcccaacatctatactagtctgacaagcctctaagagaatcaataaaactagtgagccattgagacatgccccaactgactcatactcagttatcaaatgtaaacaattccgtgaaaccaacatcagacatcacgtcctcggaacatgaggactcaccataacagaggatgtagaacaacgtgcccgaaaaatcactgtcgaacttggaactgagcacctgaatatacattccgagaaaatgcaggtcacatccgaagatgtgggtccataccatggaaaggaactgggtatatgggggtgtatgcagttgtataaatatcttcatcataaatatttataagaaatatgcaggatatatgaaagactcacataggccgaagaaaatcatcataatcatgagaggatgaaataagtacaataacgcATCTgcgtcatcatataatttgtcaatcactttcggttcatcaagaatatcaattatcataatgtaaatatcatttaaatctttcgagagaataactttcacaattccactttcaaatcacttcaccatttacaatagacacaaggaaacacaaacactcggagatcctataaccgacataaaccatgtgagctacatggagtcaaaCTTACAACTCACGTTAGAGAGAGACGTCcaatcctttccatcggagtaggactatcgatatcaaatccacacaaactagagatcactatataaatcagcctcaagctcactcctacgggggcacgtagttctaaggaagtaaggtaactttatacctcccactcggtgctaaatatttattctagacttagctcagatcatttcaaagataatccacaacaaaacaatttcagtaatatataaatatacatcgggagccatcatgcttcccatctatcataATCAACcgcattgtggatttctttcacacttaagtttaaaacaactccattaagaccaaaacattaaatcattcaaaatatctcaaatattcaacatcaacgtacttataacacacactttctcaaaaaaaacataattttcaatggggattcacgacccaaatatcaaaatcaagataaatatcgttcaagattcattctttatatctgcacacatgtaaattcatctttcaaaataataaacatcaagatttcataataatcatcttaagatatgggttcatgcttcaaattcgtaaaaatcaaataaaaagcatgcctttgtaaagaaaattacttttgggcacaagaacgaaagagagttcttgttgaaaaactccacataccttgaattatgaactttagatcgatactcatttttgagatgttaatcgttcctttgaatgatggttctaggagttcttgaactaggaacttgaaatcttgaataaatttgcacaattaatggtgaactttggatgtTCTTGAAGCTGGATGTAgtagcttagggttttctttttgagggaatttgatgaaatataacaaataatgctactaataggctttaatataggatttggacggattttgggtgagggagaatgaccaaaacacccctaaaaatcaaaaaaattctcgaatctgtcctttggtggactgttttgatagtttgaagtagatcaaccataacattttactccgatatccaaattggatgaaatcaatttaattcgaaataggactctcatatatttctgttgatatacaGTATCTCAcacagatcattgtgtacgaggagttatgatcatttgaagttgacccaaaaattcattgttgataggctgaagtagatcgaccataaccttttgctccgacagacaaattggataaaaccaatttcattggaaagaggacttgtagagcttttcgttgatatgtagtagatcacccaaatcattatgtacaaggatttatgataatttaaagttggagacaaaatacgccaggcctcagtactttttcctgcacgtttactattcactactattcacggttcgatcggattgttcataactcgtcgctcgggtatccatttttgatgatccacatatcattggaaagcttattcaatactatacgcaatggtgggtcataatctatgacattccacacgaaaaaatttataattcattctagaaaatagaacccaacacatttacgcacaaaatttctaaaaaaaatttcccGGTGTAGTTCATCatccctccttggaaacattcatcctggaatgatgctagacatgccatgATTAGATGGGAAATAGAGAATaaagctgaaaccattcgttagaatcatcaccacatcatttctcactccgaatggaacatagaatgcataaattcaagaaactacatatgaacacataataaatgacagttgaacaGCTGCAACTCTTATCAAAAgtacatgatttaggaaagaacggtaccttgggattgatcggagttcgcggaaaataaaTGCGGATAcatggatcgcatatctgcctcagcttcccaagttgcaccctcaacagattggtttcgccacaacaccttaaccaagggaacttctttgttccttagtcttcggacactgaaatcaagaatctcaataggaatctcatcaaaagaaagattttcttgaatgtcaacactcatagaggaatccaccaccacaacattgctaatatgctttctaagcatggagtcATGGAATaatggatgaacagaggacaactcggaaggcaactcgacctcataagctaccttaccaacacggctaagaattttataaggaccaacataaccgggactaagctttcccttctttccgaatatCTTCACcctcctcatgggtgaaattttcagatacactaggtcaccaacttcaaactcaaggtctcttcttctaacatccgcatatgacttctgacgactcagCGTAGTTttaaacctttccctaatcaacttaactttttccatagcctgaaataccgaatcaggaccactcacagccgcttcaccaacctcgaaccaacctatgggtgatctacaatTCCtctcatacaaggcttcaaatggagccatgccaatactagagtggaaattgttattgtaagaaaactctagcaacggtaagtaatcatcccaacttcccttaaagtcaagtgcgtaagctctcaacatatcctctaaggtctggatggtcctctcatccTGGCCATCGGTTTGCGGAAGAAAAGCAGGACTCAAaaacacttgggtaccaagacccttctgaaaagctttc belongs to Capsicum annuum cultivar UCD-10X-F1 unplaced genomic scaffold, UCD10Xv1.1 ctg4452, whole genome shotgun sequence and includes:
- the LOC124885303 gene encoding uncharacterized protein LOC124885303: METGKNGMEEGDNEIIGIDRVKLHLPLSFLRGLEIFGRGDWRSISRYCVKTRTPAQVASHSQKYFLPLESVNKPTRRGRPSILDLTSADAETSGVSQEVPSTNNDISHPVTRIGSDLEALISEHMDENNDVNSIFYYTVSSLGAINAPENNAAASLSAMNAPENGVSVPAQLPSFACSSNFDF